The region TAATTCTTTTGTTAAACTATTTTACAGGCTGAATAGTGGagataaatactactactactaaattttattttctgtgttcACCTCTCAGTTCAACAACATGTAGAAGTGTAGAATATGAAATATTCTACGTAGCCTATGAAATAATATGCAGAATATGAAAATGCAATTATCAGTTATCTCCACTGTTTGGCCAGTAAAATAGTACAATTATTAAAAAGCTTAAGATTTTAAATCCTAGTTGTTGCCCAGCTGTCTAATTGAACATATCGATACTTGACTGAACAACAGGCAACATAAAGCCCCTTTTTGTAGGATTGTTATTTAATGTAAAGATAATATTGTTGCCCATGCATTAGGGAggtcatttattaattaattaacccaAATTAGCCTTGACATGGTTGGTATCTGGCTGTTGTACTAATCCCCAAAAAAGTTCTGACTTTATCTCATTCTATCTGAATCTAGATAgaattcagacagaccatgcaATTGTTCTGCATAACaagtatgtacagtacataactTCCTGTTTTGCCAAGCCAATTACGTTTATCCGTGAACTTGGGTGGATTAGGGAAGTTCTTCAAGTTTCCTCATCGCTTGTTCAGCTGTTCTATGTCAACAGATTGGTAGTTAGATTTACATGTCTTGAGTAAACACATAAGCGATTTTCCCTCATTTGCACACAACAGAGAAACTAGTTAGTAGGTGGGAACAAgagaataagtaaataaatacaattaaattaaaataaggGGGCAAGGTGACAcaatgactgaaaaaaaaacacaatgaccTCACAGTCCAAGAGCCCGCAATTCAATCCTGAGCTGTggttagtgtctgtgtgggcttcctctgtgttttctggtttcctaCCACCTCTTAAAAGCATACCAGTAATTGGATTGTCTGTTTTGTTAAACTGCACctatgatgccctgtgatgaactAGTGACCCATCCAGGGATGAAATGATATCTTATACAGTTGTCACACTTACACTGACTTTACCTTCagttttttacatttagattttCCAAATCATAAAAAGCCATGTAGGTTTAAGATTGCAatattacttttaatattgtttgtgacccctttagaattttctatatttctgcataaataagaattaaaatgtcatcagattttcacacaagtcctaaaagtagataaagagaatgcatttaaacaaatgagagaaaaatattatacttggtaatttatttattgggggaaatgatccaatattacatatctgtgagtggcaaaagtatgtgaatctttgctttcagtatctggtgtgacacacttgtgcagcaataactggaactaaacgtttccagtaactgttgatcagtcctgcacatcggcttggaggaattttagcccgttcctcagtacagaattGCTTCAACTCtgtgatgttggtgggtttcctcacatgaactgcttgcttcaggtccttccacagcatttctattggattaaggtcaggacttggactttccaaaacattaactttattcttctttaagcattctttggtagaacaacatGTGTACTTTGGGCCGTTATCATGCTGCTGCATGACTCATTTTCTCTTAAggttcagttcacagacagatgtcctgatattttcctttagaattcgctggtataattcaaaattcattgttccatcaatgatgctaagctgcagtaaaagaggcccaaaccatcatactgccaccaccatgtttcacagatgggataaggttcttatgctggaatacagtgtttctctttttccaagaataacacttcttatttaaaccaaaatgttctattttggtcttatccatccataaaacattttccaaaaaaaatctgaaacgcTGATGATGTCTTAgaccatatttatgcagatatatatataatatatagatatatacatatataaaatatagatgTATAGATGCCATgtatgtttacaaagaaatggcaatcatgtagaggatttttgtaaataaaattgctttttgctaaaaaataattaatttcccctatgtagacttttgggacaccatgtaGTTTTAATGACCAGCAGATGTTCGTGTGTCATCCAGGTCACGGCACCAAGTTGTGAGAAATTTGGAAAACAGGTATGCCTGGATTccagacaaaaaatatattgaatgtccataaaaaattaatacaacATGATAgctggaataaaaataaaaccagaaagagtcatttgaagtaacattgttttatttttgtaataatgaCAAACTTGTTCTACAATTTCTATCTTTTTGCATGCCCACTTAACAAAACTTCAATTGAtctgatataaaaaaataaaaaaaataaaaagctttggAGTGATTTCATTAACCTAATGCAAGCTCCAGCTCACACTGTAACAAGAACAACTAGCAACACTTAGATATGCTTAGTTTGTGAATAACTTGGTTATTACCTTTTTAATAAgtcattaatgtgtgtgtttgttaacaTATATGAATTTTAAAGTCTTATTTGCAATTGCATGTGTCCTGAACCTGATCCATGCCCCTTGAGTCAGTAAATCCTTTCAGTCATGAGTAGGATTTGCTCCTCTTTTGCTCATGAACAAAATTCACTTGTCTCATTGTCAGTTGAGCAAGTCCAATGAGTATGGGACTCAGATTCACTCAACCTAAGATGGACATTTTCTGTGAATGTCATAGCAATGCTGAGCTGAGTGTGAAAAAGAAATTCTAAACATGGATGTACACGTAcattacaaaacaacaacaataattagcTATTTTAACATTGTTTAAGTCGGTGGTTGTATATGTCAGATGGCAGTAGGATCAGTCTTCACATTTGGGCAAACTATTCAACTGAACGAATCAGTGAAGGACTCAATCGGTGAATGGACTCAAATTATTCAAATCATTGTAAAGACTCTACATTTTTAACTCTGATAACAGTAGGCGTTTTAGGGTACAAGATTGAAccacttagctagctagctaatgtcagCACTCATTGTCTGTACCAGCAGTTGACAATTTAAAATGAACATGTCTGTGAATGGGAAGGTAAGATGAGGTAAACCAATGTCTTTCGTAATGTGGATATGAATGAGCTACTCAGATTAACAGTGACAATTTTTTCTATTAACAAAATATGACTTCACATCCATAACAATGCATAACAACGATTTTCTTAAGGAAGGTTTGGACTGAACTGTACTAAGTTCATTCAAGTATCATATGTataacattttctgtaaaatgtaCAGCATTTCTTAAATATGTGCAAACACACTGTCTGACCAATGCTATGCTCATGCAGGCAATAAGCCACAAATCTATATGCCCTCTAATATTGCATCTATAACCCTATAATTCACTATACTGGTGTTCCTGTAGTCGCAGTAACCAacataaaatttaatttttcaTCACTCTTCAGCACCAACATGAAATTTAATTTCCACATAAAGATCTACTGATGTCTATAAACAGACAACTGAACAAAATGAGTCAGAGTTTAGCTGAAGTATAAGTTCAGCTGATAGAGTTTTTGCGAGTAGTGTGGGTGCCTTGGAGCAGCTCAGTGGCTGAAACTCTGAGCGTGTTGGTGAACGGATAACAGTCAGCAGTAAGGCGGCTGATGAAACACGGCATCTCCTTTTTGCCCTTGAGCTCATTTCCTCTCGCCTCAAACTTAAAGGCTACACGCCGATTCAGCCGAGTCAGAAATTGTGTGATCTCCCACCCCTCACACTCCTCCACCAGATCACAGAACGTCTGTATAAACACCGAGCCGCTCGGGTGCATGAAGGCACTGtaacctgcacacacacgcatcaaAACACAGAATTTCAACATGTCATTATTTTACTGGTTAAGATTTTCTTTTGGCAAGCATGGCTGTCAGTCTCACATTAAATAAATCCAACCCATTTGATCTTCTTTCTCCGATTAAGTCAGCTACTTATGAAATAGCTACAAATTGATTAACATTGTGACACTAgtaatatattaattttattttttaaattaatggaAAAcccaacaaataataaaatacctgGAACTGTAGCATAAGCAACAACTGTGTCACATGGGATTGACTGATATTCACACTGATATTCACACCGTCCACAGTCTTCTGACGTGTCTGTCTCAACACCATCATCCAGCTCGCTGCCTCGACaagcctgcacacacacatacacagatgaaatagacacacagtacactggagCAATGATGACACACGCCatgataatgctaataataatgcatgtcatttgtataatataaacacacacatacatgcataacCAAGTAAACATGGAGTGTGTTGAGTCTGACCTGGACCAGAAACAGTTTGTTTTTGGCAGCCATGTTTGGTCCTCCAAATTGTGAGTATATTTGTGCAAGTTTTACAGGGCGTCCATCTGATCCAAATATCACTCCGTTGTCTCCATGACTCGATAACACACCCACAAAACAGCTGTGCACTGACTGCTCACTCTctgcaacattattattattattattattattattattatcattattattgttattattgttgttgttgttgtttcatatGAATATCTGAACTGCCTTAAAGTTCAGAGTTAGTAAATCAGGTTATGCTGCTCCTTGCACAGACACTTCAGCTCCTATAAATCAATGACAcataactgaacacacactatTAAACACACCCTACACATTACATAACAGACAAAGGGAAACCACAAGACTTTATAAAAACAAGAGACTTAAAACAGGGATCATGTGATGGCTTTATACTCGGCACGTCCTTCTTTTACTGATGAAATCATTAgagataattatattttatcaaTGAAAGTTTTACTGCAAATTACTATACAAGATATTAAACAGTATATataaatcaatttatttaagccaaatacacttaaatataacaaaaattaattttaaattacaacagtttgagttaaatttttgctATACTTAAGTGTATTTgacttaaagaaattgattta is a window of Ictalurus furcatus strain D&B chromosome 16, Billie_1.0, whole genome shotgun sequence DNA encoding:
- the LOC128620886 gene encoding caspase-3 → MSFPILSKSSKSTARHNRALIVSVEKFSARAGLEKRPGTKRDTKRLHAALSRRGFLVKILMDPDADEIIEAFKAESEQSVHSCFVGVLSSHGDNGVIFGSDGRPVKLAQIYSQFGGPNMAAKNKLFLVQACRGSELDDGVETDTSEDCGRCEYQCEYQSIPCDTVVAYATVPGYSAFMHPSGSVFIQTFCDLVEECEGWEITQFLTRLNRRVAFKFEARGNELKGKKEMPCFISRLTADCYPFTNTLRVSATELLQGTHTTRKNSIS